In Deltaproteobacteria bacterium, the genomic window TCGTGGAAAGCCCCATGACCCGGTTTTCCTGTTCGAGGTATACGGAGCCGTAGGGCGGCGCCGGCAGCCGAAAAGGGCCCACGAAAAGGCGGGAATATTCCACCAGCAGGGGCGTCCAATCCTGGGAAACCGACAGCGTGTCCCTCATCGCCCCGGCCCATCGGGCTCCTTCTTCCGTCAGGGGCGCCAGGATCCCCTCAAGCCCGTCCACCCGCTCCAATAGGCCCGGATCGGGGGCATAGTAGCAGTCCGCTACCATTCGAAAGGCAATAGCTTTTGAGCCTGCAAGGCTCGGGAAGATGGAATTCATAGTGCTTCACCCGTCAAACAGGCGGACACGCCCACTAACCGGGCCGTCCGCCGTCAAGTTCGAATCTTGGAACATTCCCATTATGCCGCTTCGGCGTCGAGCCTGAGATACTTCTCTGCAAAAGTGGCCAGGGACAGCAGCACCGCCAAGGAAAAAACCAAAACGAGGTACTCCCATATGCTGGGGCTGTAAGAAAGAACCGCGGGGAGGCCTTCCGCTTTCGGGCCCACCGGCCTCACTTGACCACCCAAGAGCACCTCCATGTGGAGTTTGAAGATCGTGATCAATGTGAGGCCTCCCGCCACTAGCTTCCCCCAATGAGAAGCTCTGATTGCGGGAACCAACCCCATTGCAAAGGGAATGAATAGAAACAGAGCCAGCGCGAAATTTACGTCCGTGGCGAAATCCGGCAAGCTCGTAGCAGATCGAAGGATCGCCCAGAGCAGATAAAACAGGAGAGCGATAAACAGTGTGAACGTATGCTTCACTGCCAGGTCTTCCAAAAGGAGATCGTTTGCCTCGCGGTAGGGGCCCTTTACCACCAGACTGTGGATGACCGTGTAAACCATAAATGCCGCCACTCCGCTGACCACCGCGATGACCAGGCACAGCACGGGGAGAAACGAACCGAAGAAAGTGGGCCTGGCTTCGGTGATGCCAAACACCGAACCCAACACCAGAGGCGCGAAGAGTGAGCAGACAAACGAACCTATTCCAAACAGTTTGCTCACTCCGCTTTGGGCGTCGTTGACATGCAGACGCCAAAACTTGCCGAGCAGGCACACCAACTCGATGCTGTAAATGGACCCCATAATCTGGATCGGGGAGCCGAAGTTGGGTGACAAAAAGATATAGTAGATGTGGTTCAAAGACCCAAGCTCGAGGCCGACGGATACGAAAGCGGCAAGCACAGCCGCGATGGCCAGAAGGACCAGCCTTTTCCCGGCGCGTTTGTAAGTCCGAACCCCGAAAAGAAAGCCAAGAGACGACAGAAGCCCCAATCCGGAACTGGTCAAGGCAAAGAACACGTAGCTCCCGATGGGGAGAGTCCAGATGACCACGTCATTGGCGTTAAAAAGAATGTGTCCCTCAAGAAAAAGACGGACCATGGTGTATAACCCGGCGAGCAGTCCAGCGCCGAGCACCGACAGCCATACGGTGTATTTGATCCGCATCACGCAGCTCCTTTCGTAGCCTCGTACTGGGCCGGGTTGAAGTTCCGGATGTAAAAGACGTGAGGTTCAGTACCGATGCCTTCCCGCAACCGGAACGGACGGTGCTTACCGAGCAGCTTGCTCACCGCGCTGTTCGGGTCTTTGATGTCACCAAATATCCTGGCCTTCGCAGGACACGCTTCCACACAGTACGGTAATTCCCCTTTCTTCACCCTGTGATCGCAAAAGGTGCATTTCTCGACCACGCCCTTGGGCCTTATCCCATCGCTGGTTTCCGCCCGGTCCGGGTTGTAGTACGGTATCACTCGTCCATCGACGGCCTTTGTTTCCTCGACAGGGGAAGCGGTGCAGCCTTTGATCAGCTCATCTTTGTTTCTCCAGAATTGGTGAGGCTTACCCCAGTTGAAATAAATGACTCCGTAGGGGCAGTTGAACATGCAATACTTACAACCGATGCATTTATGCGGATCGTGCATGGTAATGCCGTTGGCCAGCTTGTGCATGGCCTTCGTGGGACAGCCTCGAACACACGGTGCGTTTTGACAGTGGTTGCAGAGCGTGGGAATATAGTGGTATCGGACATTCGGAAACACTCCCACGGTCTCCGTGATCTTGTTCGACCAGTAGATTCCTTCCGGGACGTTGTTTTCATTCCGGCAAGCGATGGAACAGGCCCCACAACCGACACATCGCTGCAGGTCAATCACCATGGCGTATCTGGGCATGACTGAGCCTCCTATAGTTTCTCGACCCTGATGCGAGCGAATGCATGTCGCACGGAACTGCCGCTCAGGCGTTCATACTCGGCAGGAATAAGGTCGTTGTTGTTTCCACCGCGTGGCTTTTCTCCGAAAACCTCAGAGGCAAGCCGTCCGAATGCCCAATGACCCTGGCCATAGCATTTGGCGATGGTGCCGGGCCGTACGCCTTCCCACAACTTCGCGGCGCATTCCAGAGAGCCTGTCGGAGAGACGAGACGAATCCGATCGCCATCCCCGATATGCATTGTGTTCGCATCCAAGGGATTGATTTTGGCTACGTCGTTCCACCTCAGGTCTCCGGGATCCACATCCTTGAACTCATGGTACCACAGGCAGTTCGCGGAGCGTCCCTCCCTGTTGAGCCGCGACTTGTGATCCACCAGGATGAATGGAAATTGTTCGGGGTCGCCCTTGGTGAAAGGTTCTTCGAAGTGTGGCACAAATGCCTTTTCTCCCCTGGCCTGATAGTTGCACACTTCCAAGACGTGGTCCACGGTCGTGCTGTGTTTGGCGGCATGCTCTTCCAGCACCGCCTTAAGTGTGTCGCTGTAGAACTCGAACTTCCCCGTTTTGGTCTTCATTTTTCCCCAGCTTTTCCGATAAGAGTACGGATCCGAATTCCAAACACCGACTTTGCGAAATTCGTCCCATCCCCCAAACCTGTCTCCTCCTTTGTACTGGCTGGGATCCCATAATTCTTGCGTGGCGTATTTGACGGCGTACAGAGCGAATTCCTTTTCGTTCGTGGGCTCCTTGCCGGTTTCCGGGTCCTTGTATTCCTTGAAATGCCTCAACGGGTTGTCGAAACCACGTTCGGCCAATTTTTCGGCAAGGAGCCACGGAACTTCGGTCTCATCGATCTTCGCCTGCCACATGGGTTTGATCACCGGCTGCATCAGGGGAACATGGCGATATCCGTTTCCGATGGATTTCACGTAGCCCCATTTCTCGAACAAGTGATGGGTGTCCGGAAGAACGATGTCCGCAAACCAGGAAAACTCCGAAGCATGGGTGGTGATGTGGACCAAAAAAGGAATCAGGGTCAAAGCCTTTTCCCATCGTTCCGGTTGAGGGCAGGAAAACGCGAAGTTGTTCATGTACGCGATGGCGACCTTTATCTCGTAAGGATCCTTGTTCAGCAAGGAATCCGCAACGTTGTTGGTCACCACGGCCATTCCGGGACTCTTGTTGATGGAGGGGAACTCGAGTCGGCCTCGCCGATCGATTTTTTCGTACTTTTTCCCGGCCTTTGCGGTGTCGTCCAAAAAATCGTCCGGCTCCGGAAAGTCCCTGGTATAGGTCTTATTGGACTCAAGCGTTCCGCCCAAGTTGTCCACCGCGCCCGTAAGGCCGTTCAGCGCATGACAGATCATGCTTGTGTAGCCGCCCCTCACCTGCATGACCGGACCGCCCCCGACCCAGGAAATACAATGAGGGGCGGTTTCCCCATACTCTTTGGCGACTCGCTTGATCTGATCCCAGGGAAGCCCCGTCACAGCCGCAGCCCATTCGGGAGTTCTGTCTTTGAGCTCGATATTCCACCATCTTACGACCCCATGAGTATACCGCTCCTCGAACTCCTCTTCGTTCGCCGTGGCGCCGGGTTGGAATCGGTTGACTCCGTCCTTGAAGTCGCCCACAAACTCGCGGTTCCAGAGCCCATTCACCAGAAGGTAATGCGCGATGGCGGCGGCCAATGCTCCGTCCGTTCCAGGCTTCAACGGGAGCCACTCGTCGGCCTTGGCCGCCGTGGCGGAAAGCCTCGGATCCACCACAGTAATCGTCGCCCTGTCGATCACATCTCCCCACACGCTGGAGTAGTAGGATACCTGCCGATTCGAAGAAACCGGGTCTGCGCCCCACAGAATCAAATATCGGGTGTTTTTGACGTCGTACTGCCGGTAATCCCAGTATCCCTCGGTGTAATACGGACCGAACTTCTCCGCCTCGGCGCAAATGGCGCTGTGAGCGATGCTGTTTGGGGAACCGATGATCTTCGTCATTCGGTCGTACAGGATATCTCGCATATACGTATATCGTCCCCGCATGAGAAGGTATTTGTGAGTTTCATTGTTTTTGCGGAGGTCCATGATCTTGTCCGCGATCGTGTCCAAGGCCTCGTCCCAAGTGATCGGGACGAATCCCGGATCCTCGTTTCTGCCCTTTCTGGGGTTCAACCGTTTCATGGGGACCTTGATCCGGTCGGGATCATAGACCTGCTGAAGGGCCAGGTGAGGCCTGGGACAACTTGCCGGCCCGTTGACTTTGGAGTGCGGGTTCCCCCGGACTTTGACGGCCCTGCCGTTAACCACGTAAACCTGCTTCGAGCACCAGGACGTGCATCCCTGACAGGCGCCGGCGATCCATTCGCCGGTGGCCGCGGATACGGTCTTGCCGGTGACGGCCAGGGCCCTAAGGGAAGGCTGCCAAGCGGCTCCCAAAACAACAGCCGCTGCCGTTCCCTTGATAAAATCCCTGCGATTCAATCCGCCGCTCTTCCGAATTCCCATCGCGCTTTTTCCTTTCGTCATACCTCCTCCCGCCGGCAGGCCATGCCGATTTACCAAGTTCCGCCCCGACCGGCGGGCGTTTCTTTTCCTGCACCGCCGATTGTTGGCGTTCAACATACACGTTTCGTTCTATGCCGGTGTTTCGCCTTTCCCAAACCGGCTATCTATTTCATCCCCACTCTGATCTTATCGTTCAATGCCGTTCAGAAGGTAAAAAAGCTCATCCCAATCAATGGGTCTGACCAACAAGGCGAACAGATGCTTCCCTATGGCTTCAGCTAGCTCGGGATGGTAATTCCCCGTGGAAACCGCAAGGAGGAAACAGCCCGGATGCTTTCGCTTCATTTCATTGAGCTTGTTGCCGATGTTCTCTTCCACATCGATATCGAACAGCAGGACAACGGGTTCGTTTCCCACTCCCGGCTCTTCGGCCGGCAAATCGCTCCAACTCCGAAGCACTCGAATCGTATACCCGCGTTCCGTCAAGCAACGCCTGAGAGCCTCGTCCAGGCAAAGACTTTCACCCAAGAGATTGATTTTGCTTTGCACTCATGCTCCCAAACTGACGATGACAGCTATTACGCAGACAGTATCGTTTATGGTTACCCGAGGGCAAAGGACGTGCCATCCCATCCGTTGTTGACCCACACCCGGAAACCGATCGGGTTTCGAACGACCGTCCTCCGTTAACCAATCGATCTCGTTAATATTTTGGGAAAGCAATCCGGCCTGGCGGGTTGGCGGCGGGGGCGATGCGGGCGCCGAGTCGGCTTTCGCCGTGTAACGTTTCGAAACACGCTGCCGGGGACGCGAATATTTCTTATGTGATTACAAGTAGTTCAGACTGTAACGGTTGTGTACACCATTCCAAGTAACGTTACAAATAGGAGATTAATGGCGGGTTGGTTCATCAAGATGGTGCTTCCTTATCTTTCGGTATAGGGTGGTGCGGCTGATCCCCAGTTTGTCTGCAGCCGCCTTCTTATTCCATCCGCAATCGTCGAGAGCCTCCTCCAGGGCGGTCCTTTCGCGGTAATCCAAAGTGGCGGTGGAGGAGGCATCTCGGCCCTCCCGGAGGCTGTTCGGCAGATCCAATGGCTCGACGGTGCGGCCTTTGGCGAGAATCACGGCCCTTTCAATTGTATTCTCCAACTCCCTCACGTTTCCCGGCCATGGATATTCCAACAGAAGCTGCATGGCCTCTTTGCTGAAGTCCTTCAGTTCCTTTCCCTGTTCCGCACTAAAACCGGCCAAAAAGTGTCGCGCCAGGAGAGGGACATCGTTCAGTCTTTCTCTGAGCGGAGGAAGCGTGATGGGAAACACGTTAAGACGGTAAAAAAGATCCTCCCGGAACTTCCCGTCCTTGACCAGGTTGAGCAGGTTCTTGTTGGTCGCCGCCAGTATCCTCACGTTCAGACTGATCGTTTTTTCACCTCCCAGCCGCTCGAATTTCTGGGTTTGTAATACGCGTAAGAGCTTCACCTGGGCGGATAGCTGGAGGTCGCCGATTTCGTCCAGAAAAACGGCGCCCCCTTGAGCCATTTCGAAACGACCCGGCTTCTGCCGAACAGCGCCGGTAAAGGCTCCCCTCTCATGCCCAAAGAGCTCACTTTCCAAGAGCGTCGTCGGATAGGATGAACAATCAATCACGATGAACGGATTGTTCCTCCGCGGGCTGTTTTGGTGGATGGCTTTGGCCACAAGTTCTTTTCCCGTCCCACTCTCACCCAAAATCAGCACGGTTGAATCCGTTGGCGCGACATCCTGAATGAGCTTGAACACGCTTCGCATGTTCGGGGCCCTCCCGAGAAGATCTCCGAGGCCCTTCTCCGCTCCAAGCGCCGATCTGTTGAGTTCCTCCTCCTGCCGAAATGCGCGCCTTATGGAACCGCTTGCCTGGTCCAAAACCAGTTCGGCAACGGAAATCTCGGACGGTTCAGAAGCTTCTTTCTCGTTGTAGACGACAAAGAGAGCGCCTACGAGTTCCTTTTCACTGACAATAGGCAAAACGGCCAAACGCCCGAAACGATCGACCCCCTCAGGGACGGGAAATGGTAATGGATCCGACGCGGCCACGAATACGGTCTCCGGGTTCTGTCGAAAGTAGGCATACAGAGTATCGATCGGCCGTTCGGGCGCCCAAGGTCCGAAACCGCTATCGGAAACCAGATAGAGAAGATCGCCGCTTCCACGACCCAACACCATCATCAAGCGTTGGCATCGCAAGATCTGGTTCAGGCGAAGGACCAGATATGTTCCGATCTCCCGAATGGTGCTCAAGGCTCCGATCTCCTGAATGATGCTGCAGGATAGCCGGGTTTGCTGCTGGGCGTGTTCCAGGTTCTCCTTCTGTTCTTCAAGCCTTGTTGTTCTAAACCGTATCTGATCGGCCATGGCATTGAAAGAGTCTGCCAAACGAATCACCTCTCCCACCCTTCCTTTCACCTCCACCCTCCCGGACCAGTCACCCAGAGTTATTCTTTCGGTGGCTTCAACCAACTGCTCCAGGGGGTTGGCGATCTTTCCGGCCAAGATCAAGCACACAGCCACGGCGGCAAACAAAAGCAATAGCGTAATGGATGAAATCTCATAGAGGAGTTCATGTAGCTTTTCCCGATAAGGCGCCTTGTTCAGCCCAAGACGAAGAATGCCGGCCGGCATCGGTTGGGCCACGTCCAAGAATTCACCACCGGTTAATGACGTTACGTTTCGAAAGCGGGTCTCGGTTATGGGATTTGCAAAAACCCCACCGACAAGACCCGCCGGAACACCGGAATCGAAGGTATGCCCCAAAACGTTATCGCCTCTTTGGAGAAAAATATATCCGATCTCCGAGTTGCCGGCTTTGGTGTAATCTAATAACCTCTGGATGGATACGATGTCGTTTATGAGGATCAAATCAGCCGCCTGAAGCGCAAGGCCCTGAGAGAGAGAGGAGGCTTGAACCCGCATCGCCTCGTCAAGACTCCTCCAGTAGTCATGGGCCGCCAGAAAGGCCACGGCCGCATTACTCAAGACCACCGAAACCGCCACGAACAGGACTATTCTCATCTTGAGCGTTTTGGGGATCATACCGTCAACTCTAGTCCGCCTGCCCGGATGCGTAAATGTCCCGAACGGATTGGTACCACTCTTCCTTGGCGGGAACGAAACGATCGATATGCAGTCGCGCGAGGATTTTCTCGCCTTCCGGGTCTTCGTGCATCGAGATCAGAAACTTTCTTATCGCCTCCGCGTCCTCTACCGAGAGCTTCGCCGATCCTACCACCGGCGGAATACCGAACGGCCTCGACCTCTTTATGACCTTGGTGCGGGAAGTAAAGGCGGGATCTTCGGTATGGTGATAGTCCCAGATCAGACCGTCAACCGACGCGCCGTCCACTAAGCCTTTCGCAACCGCCATGATCGAGTTGTCGTGGGCGTGCGTGTACACCACCTTGCCGAAGAAATCCTTAGGCCTTTTGTTGAGTTCCGCGAGCCAAAAGGTGGGGACCATTCTTCCCGTGTTCGAATCCGGATCCGTGAAGGCAAAGGTCTTGCCCTCCAGGTCCTCTATTCTCGTGTACGGGGCGTCCTTGTGTACGATCAGATAGGCTTGATATTGCGAGCGCCCCTTGACTTGAGGGGCGGCCAGGAGTTTAAACCCCGCCTTCATTCCATGAATGGCGTAAGGTCCCGAACAAATGAAAGCTACTTCAACTTCACCCCCAATCAGCATTTCGTTGATTTCCGCATACGTCTTCTTCTGGACCATTTCGAGCCTTTTTCCCAGCTTGGTCCCAAGATATTCAAGCAGCCTCTGGTAATATTCGATGGTTCTTAGCGGCGAGACCATAGCCCCGACCGCCACGCGGATGGCTTTTCGATCTGCATCCGATTCGGTTGTAGAACCTATGTGGGATAAGGTCCTACCAAAATCCACGGTCACGGATTCCTCCCCGCTTTCGCATCCAAACGCAACCGAGAGGAGCGCCACCATAAGGGAGCACAGCATCTTTCTTGCGAAGACGCTCATCATTCCCCCATACTCGAATTCAAGCCGTTAAGAGAGATCCCGAACTATTAATAATATAGACGATTAATGGGCCAAGCGGCAATAAGTTAAAGATATGGTTTCAAGGTACGAGGGTCGACGCGCGTAGACTGAACAAGTCTGCGGAAATGAATTCGATGAAGCAGCGTCTCACATAAGGCTCTATCCGTGTCCGCGAGAGCTGCAAGGAAGCGCGGGTGAACGGCTCATCAACTGTAATGAGTGACGAATCCATCAGGTCAAGAAATGTAAAGGACGGGCGCCCTTTCACACGTTTCTTGAGGGCGTGACCTTGGAGACTGAGGGACCGCCGGCGACGATGGCCCGCACGCCAAGAAGCGGCCTTATCCCTTGTCGCAGGCGGAGGAAACAGCACCGGCGATCCAACACACAACCCACTGCAAAGGGACACTCTCAAATCAAGTCTTGGTCAAGCCAGATGAATCCCTGATCGCGAGGATTTTCCGATCAACCTTTTACCAGCTGTTTCAGACAATTAATAACGTCGTCAATTTCAGGCACTTGCCCCATGAATTTGATCTCTTGTCCAATCATAACAGCCGGGGTTAGCCTCACTCCGGTCTTGGCGATTTCCATTCTATCGGATACTTTAACAACCTTCGCCTCGATGCCTGTCCTTGCAACCGCTTCCCTGACTATTTGTTCCGTCGTATTACACCGCACGCAGCCTGTTCCCAATACTTTTATTTCCATAGAATATTCGGCTCCCTAAATCAAAATGTGGTTCTCGATTGCTTTCAGTTGGTTTCGAAAGGCCTTTCTACCATATTCTCACATCGTCCGCCATCCCGCAGACCTCGGATAAGCATCACCCTCTTCTATGATTTTGAACGAGCAATCGCAACCGCCGATCCGTTTCACGGCGGCGATTTTGGCCATAATCGTCGATTGTTTGTAGAATCAGTGAGATGGAAACAGCTGTTCAACGGAAATCCGCCGTTTCCAGAAATGAATCGGAAGCTCGTCACCGGGTCTCAATTGATAGACGAGTTTGATTTCTATATCGATAGTCTCCGTTGGCTCATCGAGTCGAATTTCGAAGCTCTCCCGTTTCAATTGGAAAGGCTGAAAGGTGGTATCCCGGATGATTCCCAACTTCTTGTCCGGCCCGAGC contains:
- the nrfD gene encoding polysulfide reductase NrfD yields the protein MRIKYTVWLSVLGAGLLAGLYTMVRLFLEGHILFNANDVVIWTLPIGSYVFFALTSSGLGLLSSLGFLFGVRTYKRAGKRLVLLAIAAVLAAFVSVGLELGSLNHIYYIFLSPNFGSPIQIMGSIYSIELVCLLGKFWRLHVNDAQSGVSKLFGIGSFVCSLFAPLVLGSVFGITEARPTFFGSFLPVLCLVIAVVSGVAAFMVYTVIHSLVVKGPYREANDLLLEDLAVKHTFTLFIALLFYLLWAILRSATSLPDFATDVNFALALFLFIPFAMGLVPAIRASHWGKLVAGGLTLITIFKLHMEVLLGGQVRPVGPKAEGLPAVLSYSPSIWEYLVLVFSLAVLLSLATFAEKYLRLDAEAA
- a CDS encoding 4Fe-4S dicluster domain-containing protein; amino-acid sequence: MPRYAMVIDLQRCVGCGACSIACRNENNVPEGIYWSNKITETVGVFPNVRYHYIPTLCNHCQNAPCVRGCPTKAMHKLANGITMHDPHKCIGCKYCMFNCPYGVIYFNWGKPHQFWRNKDELIKGCTASPVEETKAVDGRVIPYYNPDRAETSDGIRPKGVVEKCTFCDHRVKKGELPYCVEACPAKARIFGDIKDPNSAVSKLLGKHRPFRLREGIGTEPHVFYIRNFNPAQYEATKGAA
- a CDS encoding molybdopterin-dependent oxidoreductase; amino-acid sequence: MGIRKSGGLNRRDFIKGTAAAVVLGAAWQPSLRALAVTGKTVSAATGEWIAGACQGCTSWCSKQVYVVNGRAVKVRGNPHSKVNGPASCPRPHLALQQVYDPDRIKVPMKRLNPRKGRNEDPGFVPITWDEALDTIADKIMDLRKNNETHKYLLMRGRYTYMRDILYDRMTKIIGSPNSIAHSAICAEAEKFGPYYTEGYWDYRQYDVKNTRYLILWGADPVSSNRQVSYYSSVWGDVIDRATITVVDPRLSATAAKADEWLPLKPGTDGALAAAIAHYLLVNGLWNREFVGDFKDGVNRFQPGATANEEEFEERYTHGVVRWWNIELKDRTPEWAAAVTGLPWDQIKRVAKEYGETAPHCISWVGGGPVMQVRGGYTSMICHALNGLTGAVDNLGGTLESNKTYTRDFPEPDDFLDDTAKAGKKYEKIDRRGRLEFPSINKSPGMAVVTNNVADSLLNKDPYEIKVAIAYMNNFAFSCPQPERWEKALTLIPFLVHITTHASEFSWFADIVLPDTHHLFEKWGYVKSIGNGYRHVPLMQPVIKPMWQAKIDETEVPWLLAEKLAERGFDNPLRHFKEYKDPETGKEPTNEKEFALYAVKYATQELWDPSQYKGGDRFGGWDEFRKVGVWNSDPYSYRKSWGKMKTKTGKFEFYSDTLKAVLEEHAAKHSTTVDHVLEVCNYQARGEKAFVPHFEEPFTKGDPEQFPFILVDHKSRLNREGRSANCLWYHEFKDVDPGDLRWNDVAKINPLDANTMHIGDGDRIRLVSPTGSLECAAKLWEGVRPGTIAKCYGQGHWAFGRLASEVFGEKPRGGNNNDLIPAEYERLSGSSVRHAFARIRVEKL
- a CDS encoding sigma 54-interacting transcriptional regulator, which encodes MIPKTLKMRIVLFVAVSVVLSNAAVAFLAAHDYWRSLDEAMRVQASSLSQGLALQAADLILINDIVSIQRLLDYTKAGNSEIGYIFLQRGDNVLGHTFDSGVPAGLVGGVFANPITETRFRNVTSLTGGEFLDVAQPMPAGILRLGLNKAPYREKLHELLYEISSITLLLLFAAVAVCLILAGKIANPLEQLVEATERITLGDWSGRVEVKGRVGEVIRLADSFNAMADQIRFRTTRLEEQKENLEHAQQQTRLSCSIIQEIGALSTIREIGTYLVLRLNQILRCQRLMMVLGRGSGDLLYLVSDSGFGPWAPERPIDTLYAYFRQNPETVFVAASDPLPFPVPEGVDRFGRLAVLPIVSEKELVGALFVVYNEKEASEPSEISVAELVLDQASGSIRRAFRQEEELNRSALGAEKGLGDLLGRAPNMRSVFKLIQDVAPTDSTVLILGESGTGKELVAKAIHQNSPRRNNPFIVIDCSSYPTTLLESELFGHERGAFTGAVRQKPGRFEMAQGGAVFLDEIGDLQLSAQVKLLRVLQTQKFERLGGEKTISLNVRILAATNKNLLNLVKDGKFREDLFYRLNVFPITLPPLRERLNDVPLLARHFLAGFSAEQGKELKDFSKEAMQLLLEYPWPGNVRELENTIERAVILAKGRTVEPLDLPNSLREGRDASSTATLDYRERTALEEALDDCGWNKKAAADKLGISRTTLYRKIRKHHLDEPTRH
- the phnD gene encoding phosphate/phosphite/phosphonate ABC transporter substrate-binding protein, producing MMSVFARKMLCSLMVALLSVAFGCESGEESVTVDFGRTLSHIGSTTESDADRKAIRVAVGAMVSPLRTIEYYQRLLEYLGTKLGKRLEMVQKKTYAEINEMLIGGEVEVAFICSGPYAIHGMKAGFKLLAAPQVKGRSQYQAYLIVHKDAPYTRIEDLEGKTFAFTDPDSNTGRMVPTFWLAELNKRPKDFFGKVVYTHAHDNSIMAVAKGLVDGASVDGLIWDYHHTEDPAFTSRTKVIKRSRPFGIPPVVGSAKLSVEDAEAIRKFLISMHEDPEGEKILARLHIDRFVPAKEEWYQSVRDIYASGQAD
- a CDS encoding TM0996/MTH895 family glutaredoxin-like protein; the encoded protein is MEIKVLGTGCVRCNTTEQIVREAVARTGIEAKVVKVSDRMEIAKTGVRLTPAVMIGQEIKFMGQVPEIDDVINCLKQLVKG